A part of Arthrobacter dokdonellae genomic DNA contains:
- a CDS encoding ABC transporter permease: MSTLFHDAAAGLPASLPRRVISQGRYEAAAMLRNGEQLVLMIVMPLLGLIALAVTPILDGMGNSRINIATPGILALCALSTAFTGQGIATGFDRRYGVLRFLSTTPLGKAGLIAGKVIAVLVALAIQVVIISTVAAFLGWRPSAAGVALGIPLLVLGAATFTALGLLIAGTVRPEATLAITNLGWILLAALGGIVLPAAKFSATMAGIVAWLPSGALGTLMRAALLQGRVDVFAIVILLAWAVAGSIAAIKWFKWN, from the coding sequence ATGAGCACCTTGTTCCACGACGCCGCCGCCGGCCTGCCGGCCTCCCTCCCGCGCCGGGTCATCAGCCAGGGCCGCTACGAGGCCGCCGCCATGCTCCGCAACGGCGAGCAGCTGGTGCTGATGATCGTCATGCCCCTGCTGGGCCTGATCGCCCTCGCCGTGACGCCCATCCTGGACGGCATGGGCAATTCCCGGATCAACATTGCCACGCCGGGCATCCTGGCGCTGTGCGCCCTGTCCACCGCCTTCACCGGGCAGGGCATTGCGACGGGCTTTGACCGGCGCTACGGCGTGCTCCGCTTCCTCTCCACCACACCGCTGGGCAAGGCCGGGCTCATTGCGGGCAAGGTCATCGCCGTGCTTGTGGCGCTGGCCATCCAGGTCGTCATCATCTCCACGGTGGCCGCCTTCCTGGGATGGCGTCCGTCGGCCGCCGGCGTTGCGCTGGGGATCCCGCTGCTGGTGCTGGGCGCGGCCACGTTTACCGCGCTGGGCCTGTTGATCGCAGGGACCGTCCGGCCGGAGGCCACCCTGGCCATCACCAACCTTGGCTGGATCCTGCTGGCTGCCCTGGGCGGGATTGTCCTGCCGGCCGCCAAGTTCTCGGCCACCATGGCCGGGATCGTGGCCTGGCTGCCGTCCGGCGCGCTGGGGACCCTCATGCGGGCCGCGCTGCTCCAGGGCCGCGTTGATGTTTTTGCAATTGTCATCCTGCTTGCCTGGGCCGTTGCCGGTTCCATCGCGGCGATCAAGTGGTTCAAATGGAACTGA
- the sufC gene encoding Fe-S cluster assembly ATPase SufC has translation MSTLEIKDLHVSIATEQGVKPILKGVSLTIKTGETHAIMGPNGSGKSTLASTIAGHPRYTVDGGSITLDGEDVLAMTVDQRARAGLFLAMQYPVEIPGVTMTNFLRTAKTAIDGEAPKLRTWTKDVKAAMAQLRIEPEFAERNVNEGFSGGEKKRHEILQLELLKPKIAILDETDSGLDVDALKVVSEGVNRAIEGGGLGTMLITHYTRILRYIKPDFVHVFVDGNIAEQGGPELADRLEEEGYDRYLAEATATA, from the coding sequence ATGTCGACTCTGGAAATCAAGGACCTGCACGTCAGCATCGCCACCGAGCAGGGCGTCAAGCCGATCCTCAAGGGCGTCAGCCTGACCATCAAGACCGGTGAAACCCACGCGATCATGGGGCCCAACGGCTCCGGCAAGTCCACGCTGGCCTCCACCATCGCCGGCCACCCCCGCTACACGGTGGACGGCGGCTCCATCACGCTCGACGGCGAGGACGTCCTCGCGATGACAGTGGACCAGCGCGCCCGCGCCGGACTGTTCCTGGCCATGCAGTACCCCGTGGAAATTCCGGGCGTCACCATGACCAACTTCCTGCGCACCGCCAAGACCGCGATCGACGGCGAAGCCCCCAAGCTGCGCACCTGGACCAAGGACGTCAAGGCTGCCATGGCCCAGCTGCGCATCGAGCCCGAATTCGCCGAGCGCAACGTCAACGAAGGCTTCTCCGGAGGCGAGAAGAAGCGCCACGAGATCCTCCAGCTGGAACTGCTCAAGCCCAAGATCGCCATCCTGGACGAGACCGATTCCGGCCTGGACGTCGACGCGCTGAAGGTTGTCTCCGAAGGCGTCAACCGCGCCATCGAGGGCGGCGGGCTGGGCACCATGCTCATCACCCACTACACGCGCATCCTGCGCTATATCAAGCCCGACTTTGTGCACGTCTTCGTGGACGGCAACATCGCCGAGCAGGGCGGCCCCGAGCTGGCGGACCGCCTGGAAGAAGAAGGCTACGACCGCTACCTGGCCGAGGCCACGGCCACGGCCTAA
- a CDS encoding COX15/CtaA family protein, whose amino-acid sequence MSQSNTLRSFTDKLPTTVTPVIRRLSVGLLIGQGVLIVSGGVVRLTGSGLGCPTWPDCTAGSLTNTPAMGIHGVIEFTNRTLTFALAAVALALLVVLWNLRKERKDLFWLTFSLLASIPVQAVIGGITVLTGLNPYVVSLHFLVSAALVVFSMLLVNRAYGRAGTTAPSGVLRPRKTIRQLSVVAAVCTYLAVILGTLVTGTGPHSGDASSPRTNLDGYLVTRIHVLPVYILVAVSVLLVVLLWARGRDDILRNAALLLIVTVVYQGAIGYWQYFTGVPAFLVALHMVGSSLLLATGTNMVDLALRRGRDSVRTA is encoded by the coding sequence GTGAGTCAAAGCAACACACTACGATCCTTCACGGACAAGCTGCCCACCACCGTGACGCCCGTGATCCGCCGCCTCTCCGTGGGGCTGCTGATCGGGCAGGGAGTGCTGATTGTCTCCGGCGGCGTGGTGCGCCTGACCGGCTCCGGGCTGGGCTGTCCCACGTGGCCCGACTGCACGGCGGGGTCGCTGACCAACACGCCGGCCATGGGCATCCACGGCGTCATTGAGTTCACCAACCGGACGCTGACCTTTGCCCTGGCAGCCGTGGCCCTGGCGCTGCTGGTGGTGCTGTGGAACCTCCGCAAGGAACGCAAGGACCTGTTCTGGCTCACGTTTTCGCTGCTGGCCAGCATCCCGGTCCAGGCCGTCATTGGCGGCATCACGGTGCTGACGGGCCTGAACCCCTACGTGGTGAGCCTGCACTTCCTGGTCTCGGCGGCGCTGGTGGTCTTCTCCATGCTGCTGGTCAACCGGGCCTACGGCCGCGCGGGCACGACCGCGCCATCTGGTGTTCTCCGGCCCCGCAAGACCATCCGCCAGCTAAGCGTGGTGGCCGCCGTGTGCACCTATCTTGCCGTCATCCTGGGGACCCTGGTCACGGGAACCGGCCCGCACTCAGGCGATGCCTCATCCCCGCGCACCAACCTCGACGGCTACCTCGTCACCCGCATCCACGTGCTGCCGGTCTATATCCTGGTGGCCGTGTCGGTGCTGCTGGTGGTCCTGCTGTGGGCCCGCGGCAGGGACGACATCCTCCGCAACGCGGCCCTGCTGCTGATCGTCACGGTTGTGTACCAGGGCGCGATCGGCTACTGGCAGTACTTCACCGGAGTGCCGGCATTCCTGGTCGCACTGCACATGGTGGGCTCCTCCCTGCTGCTGGCCACCGGGACAAACATGGTGGACCTGGCCCTGCGCCGCGGCAGGGACAGCGTCCGCACCGCGTAG
- the sufB gene encoding Fe-S cluster assembly protein SufB encodes MTDQLAQDVRVDGAVEDSTNHDILQRNPELEGLGTYAFGWSDKNTASDNARRGLSEEVVRDISAKKGEPEWMLDMRLKGLKYFDRKPMPTWGADLSGIDFDNIKYFVRSTEKQAQTWEDLPEDIRNTYERIGIPEAERNRLVGGVTAQYESEVVYHQIREDLEAQGVIFTDTDTGLREYPEIFQEYFGTMIPVGDNKFASLNTAVWSGGSFVYVPPGVHVEIPLQAYFRINTENMGQFERTLIIADEGSYVHYIEGCTAPIYTSDSLHSAVVEIVVKKNARVRYTTIQNWSNNVYNLVTKRAIAHEGATMEWVDGNIGSKVTMKYPAVYLVGEHAKGETLSVAFAGEGQHQDTGSKMVHIAPNTQSSIISKSVARGGGRSAYRGLVQIREGANHSANTVRCDALLVDNISRSDTYPYVDVREDDVSMGHEATVSKVSEEQLFYLQSRGMPEDEAMAMIVRGFIEPIAKELPMEYALELNRLIELQMEGAVG; translated from the coding sequence ATGACGGATCAACTAGCGCAGGATGTCCGCGTGGATGGTGCGGTGGAAGACTCCACCAACCACGATATCCTCCAAAGAAACCCGGAGCTGGAGGGCTTGGGCACTTATGCCTTTGGCTGGTCGGACAAAAACACCGCCAGCGACAACGCCCGCCGCGGCCTGAGCGAGGAAGTCGTCCGCGACATCTCGGCGAAAAAGGGCGAGCCGGAGTGGATGCTGGACATGCGCCTGAAGGGCCTGAAGTACTTTGACCGCAAGCCCATGCCCACCTGGGGTGCAGACCTCTCCGGCATCGACTTCGACAACATCAAGTACTTTGTCCGTTCCACCGAAAAGCAGGCCCAGACCTGGGAAGACCTGCCCGAGGACATCCGCAACACGTACGAGCGCATCGGCATCCCCGAGGCGGAGCGCAACCGCCTCGTGGGCGGTGTCACGGCGCAGTACGAGTCCGAGGTGGTCTACCACCAGATCCGCGAGGACCTCGAAGCCCAGGGCGTCATCTTCACCGACACCGACACCGGACTGCGCGAGTACCCGGAAATCTTCCAGGAATACTTCGGCACCATGATCCCGGTGGGCGACAACAAGTTTGCCTCACTGAACACGGCCGTCTGGTCCGGCGGGTCCTTCGTCTATGTTCCCCCGGGCGTCCATGTGGAAATTCCGCTGCAGGCCTACTTCCGCATCAACACCGAGAACATGGGCCAGTTCGAGCGCACGCTGATCATCGCCGACGAGGGCAGCTACGTCCACTACATCGAGGGCTGCACGGCCCCGATCTACACCTCTGACTCGCTGCACTCGGCAGTCGTTGAAATCGTGGTGAAGAAGAACGCCCGCGTCCGGTACACGACCATCCAGAACTGGTCCAACAACGTGTACAACCTGGTGACCAAGCGCGCCATCGCACACGAAGGCGCCACCATGGAATGGGTCGACGGCAACATCGGCTCCAAGGTGACCATGAAGTACCCGGCCGTCTACCTGGTCGGCGAGCACGCCAAGGGCGAGACCCTGTCCGTGGCATTTGCCGGCGAGGGCCAGCACCAGGACACCGGCTCGAAGATGGTGCACATTGCGCCGAACACGCAGTCGTCCATCATCTCCAAGTCCGTGGCACGCGGCGGCGGCCGCTCGGCCTACCGCGGCCTGGTCCAGATCCGCGAGGGCGCCAACCACTCGGCCAACACGGTCCGTTGCGACGCGCTGCTCGTGGACAACATTTCCCGCTCCGACACGTACCCGTACGTGGACGTGCGCGAGGACGACGTCTCCATGGGCCACGAGGCCACCGTGTCCAAGGTCAGCGAGGAGCAGCTGTTCTACCTGCAGTCCCGCGGCATGCCCGAGGACGAGGCCATGGCCATGATCGTGCGCGGCTTCATCGAGCCGATTGCCAAGGAACTGCCCATGGAATACGCGCTGGAACTGAACCGCCTGATCGAACTGCAGATGGAAGGGGCCGTCGGCTAA
- a CDS encoding helix-turn-helix transcriptional regulator produces the protein MTEVLAGQALVLEPDERTRDRVLTAVLEHGPVSAAQLGKLLGLTPAAVRRHLDTLSRHGVIEVKLISNAKSGAGRPARRYVVSRQGQTEIGDDYLEIAKLALTELSAIRGDQGVIDFAERRFAAMEASYRPLVDAAGSDVAARSKALAAALNADRFVATSNSLNPHSAMAAEQLCQGHCPIQELATTFPEFCDAETEVFSRLLGVDVRRLSTMASGGHVCTTHVPTGRAVVRKRDTAPADASGPSPIISNHQQERP, from the coding sequence ATGACGGAAGTGCTAGCAGGGCAGGCTCTCGTCCTCGAGCCGGACGAGAGAACCCGCGACCGCGTCCTGACTGCCGTGCTGGAGCACGGCCCGGTCAGCGCCGCGCAGCTGGGCAAGCTGCTGGGCCTTACGCCCGCCGCCGTCCGCCGCCACCTGGACACGCTGTCCCGGCACGGCGTGATTGAAGTCAAGCTCATCAGCAATGCCAAGAGCGGGGCCGGGCGGCCCGCCCGCCGCTACGTCGTCTCCCGGCAGGGCCAGACGGAAATCGGCGACGACTATCTGGAAATCGCCAAGCTGGCCTTGACCGAACTCTCGGCAATCCGCGGCGACCAGGGTGTCATTGACTTCGCCGAACGCCGCTTCGCCGCCATGGAGGCCAGCTACCGGCCGCTGGTCGACGCCGCCGGCAGCGACGTCGCCGCACGGTCCAAGGCACTTGCCGCTGCCCTGAACGCGGACCGGTTCGTTGCCACGTCAAATTCCCTGAACCCGCACTCGGCCATGGCTGCCGAACAGCTCTGCCAGGGCCACTGCCCGATCCAGGAACTGGCCACCACCTTCCCCGAATTCTGCGACGCCGAGACGGAAGTGTTTTCCCGCCTCCTTGGCGTCGACGTGCGCCGGCTCTCCACGATGGCCAGTGGCGGGCACGTGTGCACCACCCATGTACCAACGGGCCGTGCCGTGGTCCGCAAGCGCGACACTGCGCCTGCGGACGCGTCAGGACCGTCGCCAATTATTTCCAACCATCAGCAAGAAAGGCCGTGA
- the sufD gene encoding Fe-S cluster assembly protein SufD has translation MTELTEEKVIDTTVPEGHDGKVWSQGFIKGMTEEGEKLSDLNPESGPLGGSAVKAHSHGDSHGGGVGVPDSSRAGRLTSYRLADFPLITGREEDWRFTPLKRLRGLDRVGVKGQELNGDAPAVEVSKPDAVTVETVGRGDTRIGSAGIPEDRVAAAAWEHFTVATVVTLPAEYQGTAADVTTLTLTGAGLTPAASHIVVHAKKFATGVVVLDHRGSAVLSENVEVLVEDGANLTVVSIQDWNDDAVHASAQHLSVGRDAKVKHVVVNLGGNLLRTTPSARYTGTGGEVEMYGLYFADAGQHLEQRLFVDHSTKKCKSRVTYKGALQGDGAHAVWIGDVLIRKEAEGTDTYEMNRNLILTQGARADSVPNLEIETGLIEGAGHASATGRFDDEQLFYLQARGIPEDVARRLVVRGFLNEVIQHIKVPALEERMRDAVERELAAGAL, from the coding sequence ATGACCGAGCTCACCGAAGAAAAAGTTATTGACACCACTGTCCCTGAAGGGCACGACGGCAAGGTTTGGTCGCAGGGCTTCATCAAGGGCATGACCGAGGAAGGCGAGAAGCTTTCCGACCTCAACCCCGAATCCGGTCCCCTCGGCGGCAGCGCCGTCAAGGCGCACAGCCATGGCGACAGCCACGGCGGCGGCGTCGGCGTGCCGGACAGTTCGCGCGCCGGCCGCCTGACGTCCTACAGGCTGGCCGACTTCCCGCTGATCACCGGCCGGGAAGAGGATTGGCGTTTCACCCCGCTCAAGCGGCTGCGCGGCCTGGACCGCGTGGGCGTCAAGGGCCAGGAGCTCAACGGCGACGCGCCTGCCGTCGAGGTGTCCAAACCCGACGCCGTCACGGTTGAGACCGTGGGGCGCGGCGACACCCGCATCGGCTCCGCCGGCATCCCCGAGGACCGCGTGGCAGCCGCCGCGTGGGAGCACTTCACCGTGGCCACGGTTGTCACCCTGCCCGCCGAATACCAGGGCACGGCCGCGGACGTCACCACGTTGACCCTGACGGGCGCCGGGCTCACCCCCGCCGCCTCACACATTGTGGTGCACGCCAAGAAGTTCGCCACCGGCGTCGTGGTCCTGGACCACCGCGGCTCGGCCGTGCTGAGCGAAAACGTGGAAGTCCTGGTCGAGGACGGCGCCAACCTGACGGTTGTCAGCATCCAGGACTGGAATGACGACGCAGTCCACGCCAGCGCCCAGCACCTCTCGGTGGGCCGGGACGCGAAGGTCAAGCACGTCGTCGTCAACCTGGGCGGCAACCTGCTGCGCACCACGCCGTCGGCCCGCTACACGGGCACGGGCGGCGAGGTTGAAATGTACGGCCTGTACTTTGCCGACGCCGGCCAGCACCTGGAACAGCGCCTGTTCGTGGACCACTCCACGAAGAAGTGCAAGTCCCGCGTCACGTACAAGGGTGCCCTGCAGGGCGACGGCGCGCACGCCGTGTGGATCGGCGACGTGCTGATCCGCAAGGAGGCCGAGGGGACCGACACGTACGAGATGAACCGCAACCTGATCCTGACCCAGGGTGCCCGCGCCGATTCGGTGCCGAACCTGGAAATTGAGACCGGGCTCATCGAGGGTGCCGGCCACGCCAGCGCCACCGGCCGCTTTGACGACGAGCAGTTGTTCTACCTGCAGGCCCGCGGCATCCCGGAAGACGTTGCCCGCCGCCTGGTGGTGCGCGGCTTCCTCAACGAGGTCATACAGCACATCAAGGTTCCCGCACTGGAAGAGCGCATGCGCGACGCCGTGGAACGTGAATTGGCGGCAGGCGCACTGTAA
- a CDS encoding ABC transporter ATP-binding protein, with protein sequence MTSPPAPDAALVISGLVKDVGPIAALDGRMKRIISNISLQARFGEVTALLGANGAGKTTTIECAQGLQNRTGGSISLLGRDPDDADASLRARVGVMLQDGGLPPAARPVTLLRHVASLYSNPLSVDALVDRLGIGEFSGTTIRRLSGGQKQRVALAASLLGNPEILFLDEPSAGLDPQSRLMVFELIRELRDAGKAIVLTTHLLDDAQRLADYVYIVNHGESVTEGTVPDLLSQSTASQSQRVMTFEAAPGLDTAALVHDGVRCEETRPGSYRLGGALEPADLGRFGRWCAGQGVMPTSVHLASQSLEDVFLAIAASEEPQAVKTETR encoded by the coding sequence CTGACTTCCCCTCCCGCTCCCGACGCCGCCCTGGTCATCTCCGGGCTTGTCAAGGACGTTGGTCCCATCGCCGCCCTTGACGGGCGGATGAAGAGGATCATATCCAATATTAGCCTTCAGGCCCGGTTTGGCGAGGTGACGGCCCTGCTGGGCGCCAACGGCGCCGGCAAGACGACCACCATCGAATGCGCCCAGGGCCTGCAGAACCGCACCGGGGGCAGCATTTCACTGCTGGGCCGGGATCCGGATGATGCCGACGCGTCCCTCCGCGCCCGGGTCGGCGTGATGCTTCAGGACGGCGGACTTCCCCCCGCGGCGCGGCCCGTGACACTGCTTCGCCACGTGGCAAGCCTCTACAGCAACCCGCTCAGCGTTGACGCGCTCGTGGACCGGCTGGGCATCGGCGAGTTCTCCGGAACCACCATCCGCCGGCTCTCCGGCGGGCAAAAGCAGCGCGTGGCCCTGGCCGCAAGCCTGCTGGGCAATCCCGAGATCCTGTTCCTGGACGAGCCCAGCGCCGGGCTGGACCCACAGTCGCGCCTCATGGTCTTTGAGCTGATCCGCGAACTGCGCGACGCCGGCAAGGCCATCGTGCTCACCACACACCTGCTCGACGACGCGCAGAGGCTGGCGGACTACGTCTACATTGTCAACCACGGCGAATCGGTCACCGAGGGCACCGTGCCGGACCTGCTGAGCCAGTCGACGGCGTCGCAGTCCCAGCGTGTCATGACCTTCGAGGCGGCGCCGGGCCTGGACACGGCGGCCCTGGTCCACGACGGCGTGCGCTGCGAGGAAACCCGGCCGGGCAGCTACCGGCTGGGCGGTGCGCTGGAACCGGCGGACCTGGGCCGCTTCGGCCGGTGGTGCGCCGGGCAGGGCGTCATGCCGACCTCGGTCCACCTGGCGTCCCAGTCGCTGGAAGACGTGTTCCTGGCGATTGCCGCGTCCGAGGAACCCCAGGCAGTGAAGACGGAGACCCGATGA
- the tkt gene encoding transketolase, with translation MHASNERDLSVSHPEPAPFTWTDEDKKAVDTVRVLAADAVEKVGNGHPGTAMSLAPAAYLLFQKVMRLDPKNPDWMGRDRFILSPGHTSLTLYIQLFLSGYGLELKDLEALRTWGSLTPGHPEYKHTKGVEITTGPLGQGLASAVGFAYSQRRMRGLMDPEAAPGTSPFDHTVWVIASDGDLQEGVTSEASSLAGHQELGNMVVIYDSNHISIEDDTNIAYSEDVLKRYEAYGWHVQRVDWTKTGEYVEDVAGLNAALEAAKAETSKPSIILLRTIIGYPAPKKQNTGGIHGSALGSDEVAALKKELGFDPDKHFVVDPAILAHARKVADRGAAAHKEWDAGFDAWKAANPENAALLERIEAKELPAGWEANLPSFEAGKDVSTRAASGKVLNGIGGVLPELWGGSCDLAGSTNTTIEGAGSFVPASKQTDTWSGGPYGRVLHFGIREHAAAAIVNGIHLGGPTRAFAGTFLIFSDYQRPAIRLSALMGVPSIYVWTHDSIGLGEDGPTHQPVEQLASLRAIPGLDVVRPGDANEVAAAWKKILETTDHPAGIVLTRQNIPTYARGTGTATATEFGSAAGVAKGGYVLAEAVRDGAVVTPDALLIATGSEVQLAVEAREALAAEGIAARVVSMPSVEWFHAQSADYRESVLPAAVRARVSVEAGVGLTWREFVGDAGRSISLEHFGASADYKRLFQEFGITAEAVTAAAKESLAAAGA, from the coding sequence ATGCACGCATCCAACGAGAGGGACCTGTCAGTGTCACATCCTGAACCAGCACCATTTACGTGGACCGACGAAGACAAGAAGGCCGTGGACACCGTCCGCGTCCTGGCCGCGGACGCCGTTGAGAAGGTGGGCAACGGACACCCCGGAACCGCCATGTCCCTCGCCCCCGCCGCCTACCTCCTGTTTCAGAAGGTCATGCGCCTGGACCCGAAGAACCCGGACTGGATGGGCCGCGACCGCTTCATCCTCTCCCCCGGCCACACCTCCCTGACGCTGTACATCCAGCTCTTCCTCTCCGGCTACGGCCTGGAACTGAAGGACCTGGAAGCCCTGCGCACCTGGGGTTCCCTGACGCCGGGACACCCCGAATACAAGCACACCAAGGGCGTGGAGATCACGACCGGCCCCCTCGGACAGGGCCTTGCCTCCGCCGTCGGCTTCGCCTACTCCCAGCGCCGCATGCGCGGGCTCATGGACCCCGAAGCCGCCCCCGGCACCAGCCCGTTCGACCACACCGTGTGGGTCATCGCGTCCGACGGCGACCTCCAGGAAGGCGTGACCAGCGAGGCCTCCTCGCTGGCCGGCCACCAGGAGCTCGGCAACATGGTGGTCATCTACGACTCCAACCACATCTCCATTGAAGACGACACGAACATCGCCTACTCCGAAGACGTGCTCAAGCGCTACGAGGCCTACGGCTGGCACGTGCAGCGCGTGGACTGGACCAAGACCGGCGAATACGTCGAGGACGTCGCCGGGCTGAACGCGGCGCTGGAAGCAGCCAAGGCTGAAACGTCCAAGCCGTCCATCATCCTGCTGCGCACCATCATCGGCTACCCGGCACCCAAGAAGCAGAACACGGGCGGCATCCACGGCTCGGCCCTCGGGTCCGACGAAGTCGCCGCGCTGAAGAAGGAACTCGGCTTCGACCCGGACAAGCACTTCGTCGTCGATCCGGCCATCCTGGCCCACGCACGCAAGGTCGCCGACCGCGGCGCGGCCGCCCACAAGGAATGGGACGCCGGCTTCGATGCCTGGAAGGCCGCCAACCCGGAGAACGCCGCCCTGCTCGAACGCATCGAGGCGAAGGAGCTGCCGGCCGGCTGGGAAGCCAACCTTCCCTCCTTCGAGGCCGGCAAGGACGTCTCCACCCGTGCGGCGTCCGGCAAGGTCCTCAACGGCATCGGCGGCGTCCTGCCCGAACTCTGGGGCGGCTCCTGCGACCTCGCCGGCTCCACCAACACGACCATTGAGGGTGCCGGTTCCTTTGTGCCCGCGTCGAAGCAGACAGACACCTGGTCCGGCGGCCCCTACGGGCGAGTGCTGCACTTCGGCATCCGCGAGCACGCCGCCGCCGCGATCGTGAACGGCATCCACCTGGGCGGGCCCACCCGGGCCTTCGCCGGCACGTTCCTGATCTTCAGCGACTACCAGCGCCCCGCCATCCGCCTCTCCGCCCTCATGGGCGTCCCGTCCATCTACGTCTGGACGCATGATTCGATCGGCCTGGGCGAGGACGGCCCCACCCACCAGCCCGTCGAGCAGCTCGCTTCCCTGCGCGCCATCCCCGGTCTGGACGTGGTCCGTCCCGGCGACGCGAACGAGGTTGCCGCCGCGTGGAAGAAGATCCTCGAAACCACCGACCACCCGGCCGGCATTGTGCTCACCCGTCAGAACATCCCCACCTACGCCCGCGGCACCGGCACGGCGACGGCCACCGAGTTCGGCTCCGCGGCTGGTGTGGCCAAGGGCGGCTACGTACTGGCCGAGGCAGTGCGCGACGGCGCCGTGGTCACCCCGGACGCCCTGCTGATCGCCACCGGATCCGAGGTCCAGCTGGCCGTCGAGGCCCGCGAGGCCCTCGCCGCTGAAGGCATCGCCGCCCGCGTGGTCTCCATGCCGTCGGTGGAGTGGTTCCACGCCCAGTCCGCCGACTACCGCGAATCCGTGCTCCCCGCGGCCGTCAGGGCCCGCGTCTCCGTCGAGGCCGGGGTCGGCCTGACCTGGCGCGAGTTTGTCGGCGACGCCGGCCGCTCCATTTCGCTGGAGCACTTTGGCGCCTCCGCCGACTACAAGCGCCTGTTCCAGGAGTTCGGCATCACCGCCGAGGCCGTCACGGCCGCGGCCAAGGAGTCGCTGGCCGCCGCCGGCGCCTAG
- a CDS encoding heme o synthase, with product MTLHVSATHAPIAGTPPEAPGARVGFSAKAKGYLALTKPRVVELLLVTTLPTMFFAQGYSGRGGVPGLWLMVATMVGGALAAGASGAFNCYIDRDIDKVMHRTSKRPLVTGVITPREALVFSWVLTVLAVALLWSINPLTGLLGIGAIFLYVVVYSLILKRRTTQNIVWGGAAGCMPVLIAWSAVTNSVQWPAVILFMIIFLWTPPHYWPLSMRYSDDYNAVNVPMLGAVAGTRTVAVQVVLYTWAMVACSLLLIPLGGAGIVYTVVTVAAGAWFLYEAHMLYSNSKKDLVTKKNAMKVFHVSITYLTLVFLSLAVDPFVGPALMR from the coding sequence GTGACATTACACGTGAGTGCAACGCATGCCCCGATCGCTGGAACCCCACCGGAAGCCCCCGGGGCACGGGTGGGATTTTCCGCTAAAGCCAAGGGGTATCTGGCCCTGACGAAGCCGCGGGTGGTCGAGCTGCTGCTGGTCACCACGCTGCCCACCATGTTCTTCGCCCAGGGTTATTCGGGCCGCGGCGGCGTCCCGGGCCTGTGGCTCATGGTTGCGACGATGGTGGGGGGCGCCCTGGCCGCCGGCGCCTCCGGCGCGTTCAACTGCTACATTGACCGCGACATCGACAAGGTCATGCACCGCACGTCCAAGCGGCCGCTCGTGACCGGCGTCATCACCCCGCGTGAGGCACTGGTCTTTTCCTGGGTCCTCACCGTCCTTGCGGTGGCCCTGCTCTGGAGCATCAACCCGCTGACCGGCCTGCTGGGCATCGGCGCCATCTTCCTTTATGTGGTGGTCTACTCGCTGATCCTCAAGCGCCGCACCACGCAAAACATTGTCTGGGGCGGCGCCGCCGGCTGCATGCCGGTGCTCATCGCGTGGTCCGCCGTCACCAACAGCGTCCAGTGGCCTGCCGTGATCCTGTTCATGATCATCTTCCTGTGGACGCCGCCGCACTACTGGCCGCTGTCCATGCGCTACAGCGACGACTACAACGCCGTCAACGTCCCCATGCTCGGGGCGGTGGCGGGCACACGCACCGTGGCAGTGCAGGTGGTCCTGTACACGTGGGCCATGGTCGCGTGCTCGCTGCTCCTGATTCCGCTGGGGGGCGCCGGCATTGTGTACACCGTGGTGACGGTCGCTGCCGGGGCCTGGTTCCTGTACGAGGCCCACATGCTCTACAGCAACTCCAAGAAGGACCTGGTCACCAAGAAGAACGCCATGAAGGTTTTCCACGTCTCCATCACCTACCTGACGCTGGTGTTCCTCTCCCTGGCGGTCGACCCCTTCGTCGGGCCGGCCTTGATGCGCTGA
- a CDS encoding non-heme iron oxygenase ferredoxin subunit: protein MTEPSTTTPTGVVVCQDSDVEVKSALLVEIGDYPIAIVRDSYGELHAIGDTCSHAEISLSEGDVEGCTIECWAHGSSFDLKTGEPLTLPAFEPVPVFALSVHGGDVYVDVTNIINGVSTQ, encoded by the coding sequence ATGACCGAGCCATCCACCACGACGCCCACCGGCGTGGTTGTCTGCCAGGACAGCGACGTCGAGGTGAAGTCCGCCCTGCTCGTGGAAATTGGCGATTACCCCATCGCCATTGTCCGCGACTCCTACGGCGAGCTGCACGCCATTGGCGACACCTGCTCACACGCGGAAATCTCGCTCAGTGAGGGCGACGTGGAAGGCTGCACCATCGAATGCTGGGCACACGGCAGCTCGTTCGACCTCAAGACAGGCGAACCCCTGACCCTCCCCGCTTTCGAGCCGGTGCCCGTCTTTGCCCTGTCAGTCCACGGCGGCGACGTCTACGTGGACGTCACCAACATCATCAACGGCGTCAGCACGCAGTAG